From Serratia fonticola:
GCCGGTGACTGGTATAGCTCGGCCTTTAAAGGGGAGCGTTTGCCGCTGCTGTCGGATGTGGCGGAGCGCTGTAAGCAGCATGGCATGATGGCCAACATTGAAATCAAGCCAACCACCGGCAGCGACGAGGAAACTGGCCGCGTGGTGGCGTTTGCCGCCAGCATGCTGTGGCAGGGGCAAACCGATCCGCTGCTTTCTTCGTTCTCGGTGGAAGCCCTGGCAGCGGCACAGCAGACCGCCCCAGAACTGCCGCGCGGCCTGTTGCTGGACAAGTGGGATGACAATTGGCGTGAGCTGACCGAGCGTCTGGGCTGTGTCTCGCTGCATATTAATCATAAAGAACTGACCGCAGAGCGTGTCGCGGCGCTAAAAGACGCTGGGCTGCGTATTCTGGTGTATACCGTCAATAAGCCGGAGCGGGCGCGCTTATTGTTGAATTGGGGCGTTGACTGTATTTGCACCGACCGGATAGATTTGATCGGCCCGGATTTTTAAACGGTTAATTTAGTAGATAAAGATGACCCCTCACCCCGACCCTCTCCCACAGGGAGAGGGAGCTAGTCCGGAGTATTTGATGAGGTTGTGCTGCTTCGGGAAGTGGGGAGTAAGGGTCTTACGCAGAAAAATCAGCGAGCTCGATCGGTCCCCTCTCCCTGTGGGAGAGGGTTAGGGTGAGGGGCCATTCACTTTGACTAAACCAGAACATAGCGACGTCAGCCCGTTGCCGCCGCGCCATCGGAAGGGATACGATGCCTGCCTTTATTGTTTCGCTGTGGCACCAGATAGTGCTGTCTTTGCCGTTATTTGTGCTAATCGTGCTGGGATATGGCCTTATCCGCTGGGGAAAGTGGCCAGCGACCATCACCGATGGCATGACCCGTTTCGTGTTTTCCCTCGCCTTGCCCGCGATGCTGTTTCGCATGATGTGCGATTTCTCACAGCGTCCTGCGGT
This genomic window contains:
- the ugpQ gene encoding glycerophosphodiester phosphodiesterase; its protein translation is MTTAWPYPHIVAHRGGGSLAPENTLAAIDVGARHGHKMIEFDAKLAQDGQIFLLHDDTLERTSNGWGVAGELPWEKLVELDAGDWYSSAFKGERLPLLSDVAERCKQHGMMANIEIKPTTGSDEETGRVVAFAASMLWQGQTDPLLSSFSVEALAAAQQTAPELPRGLLLDKWDDNWRELTERLGCVSLHINHKELTAERVAALKDAGLRILVYTVNKPERARLLLNWGVDCICTDRIDLIGPDF